The DNA segment AAAACTCTGTTGCAACTAGttgtgtatgactgtgtgtgtgtgtgcatgtgtgacatcTAATCTTGTGGGAACTGATATGAAGGGCTTGAGAGATATCCAGTTGTAGTCCAGTGTTCTCCTGGTTCAGCTGTATATAAATCTGCTCACTATGATGAAAAATTATGACCCATGTGTTTTACATTGACAGTTTCTCTTGGGACCCAAATGTGAACTATAAACTAAACAAcctgtaaaaacacataataCATGCATGACTCCTAAAATACTCTATTGTCCTGAATAGTGGTTGATCAATAGGACAAATATGTCATAAATACGACAATCACTAAAACCACTGATATAGAGAGAATCtgcaaatatacaaacaaaccaTGATTTATGGTTCAAATCAGACACTACAGGTGTGATTAAATGAATGGAGAGTTACTTTAAGACCTATACTGACACCTGCTGGTGAAGCAGCATATAGCACGTCTGGAAACGACCGCTCCATTTCTAAGTTGTACCACCTGTTACTGCTGCCATAACTCATCTTTGATTGTCTGACTGATTGCTAACCCGTCTGCGTGTTTTGCCTGTTTGTTCTGCGTGTCATGTGAGAGCAGACTAAACATAGACgagatgtgattttaaaaatctaCCCACATCACTTGCGGCATAGCAGTTGCGTGAATGAAAATATACTTGATGCACAAATTCCATAAAGAGTGCGGAAATCAATGTGCGCAGATGAAAAGGGTTAATtgtttatgcaaatatatagCACAGCTAAGGTGACGACTGACAACGCCACATCCTTAAAAGGTGGGGTAAGAGATTCTGGAGAGATGCAATACCACATCAAATGCCGTAATATAGTGCGAGCAATGACACATCAAGTAATGTAACTATCGCTGGACAGCTGTTGTGGGTTTGCAAACTGTTGCAACATGCAGAGAGGACAATACAGTTTCCCAGAGTGAGCAAACCAGCTCCAGACAGCGACACTCACAACTCTCCACCTAGCAGAATTCCAGCGGACTGTGAGGTGATACTCTCTGAATTTGAAAGAAATGAACTGGAATGACCAAGAACTGCTTACCCCACCGTTAAGTTATTAATGGCTTTACATAGTCAGAGTCTATGTGACACTTTTTAGTCCAATGACTGACCTTTGGCACGTGTGGATTGAACTCGACGGCTCTGTGTATGGCCTCCACAGCATTCATCTCTGCTGTGCTTAGCCCTCGCCTTGACGCGGCCTCTGGAGAGAACCTGAGACAAAGAACCTCATatgacaaactgctgctgctcacaaaCTCATTTCACGTCGCTGTTAGTACAGTcatataaaaacaggaaaagagcCACTTGTGTTGAATGCAACATACTTATCTGATACAGCCCGTGCTTTCAACAGCGCAGATGTGTAGCATATAGTGGCTGATTTTGGCAAGCTGATGTCTACAATGGCAGAAGAAATTGGGGTCATGTGACAGAAGGCATACATTCTCCACACAGATTCAGTCGTACTAAGGTAATGTCAATCCAAACAGAGTAAGAGGACTTCAGAAAAATGGCATTTTATTGGGTTCAGTATTACCATCATATTTTGCTAGGACTGCTTGAACATCAGCATATGCTTGAAGCTCTAGAAGTGCCTCCAAGAGGTTTTCATGTATATTTAACATCCCCAACAGGGGGAACTCCTTCATTAACTGTAAAGATATGGAaagaaatataattattattaacatacaacaaaacaaacatagagTAAACATGTTGCCTTGGTAGTTCATTTGACAAACACTATGAGATGCAGGTTTTTGATGGAAACTCACATCTCTCATCATTTTTACTGCTTCTTTAATCCGTCCCAGTTTGCGTGCACACATTGCCAGTCTGCGTTTTATGTACACCAGTAAGTTTATATCTTTTCCAGCTGTGgatgacaaacagaaaatatgagaCAGTCAATTAAAAATCCTGAGCAGTCTATGGaagtttaaaacatgaataacgCGGACAGATTTATAAAGAGGCCTCACACCTGAAAAAGTAACTTCACCCAACATTTAGTGGTGTTGTTTAGAGGAAAGGAAGTGATGGCGATCTGTTCTACTTACAGCCGCACTTACATCTCATATGGAGTTGCACAATAGTGAAGCGCTGCACTTCACAGGGTGCGGCAAAGAATGTTGCACAAGCAGGATTAACAGTGGGCGTAGTTACTTATCAACTAGTTAGACATATTCTTGCTACTGTTCCTTGAGGTTTACGATGGATGACAACTTAATGTATTGTCAGAGACATTCTTACCGATACTTAGTGCTTTTTTGAAGAGGCGTTCAGCTTCTGTGATAGTTGTGGCTTCTTCCTCTGCCAGGAGTACATAGGCTGCagcacatctgcacacacagaaatgtcagacaaagaaacagattttCAACAATCCATTTTCCTCTCATGAAGACCatattgtgtttgcatgcacaaTCAAGGCAATAACTGATACATTAATAAATTTATGCTCTTAACTGAAGCAcgtacaaacacagaaactacaTTCTAACTGcattacagtcgtccctcgctataacgcggttcacttttcgcggactcgctgtttcgcagattttttttgtgtaattttgcatgcttttttttacagcgtactgcacagtatgaacgcacattgtgttctgtgtcctaaattggctaagagagaaccgcacatgtgttctgcgtcctgattaactaagggagtactgtacaaaacgtgtgtaaaggtgtgtggttaggggttttacggtcttaaaacatgtataataattgtaaaacttacttcgcggatttcgtttattgcgggttatttttagaacgtatcccccgcgataaacgagggaccactgtacaacAGTAGATACTAATTATAATATACTATTcactgtattatttttatagACATTGTGTTTAAGGAGATGATATTTAAGAGTAGGACTTACTCGTGGTTCATTTCTATGGCCTGGTAAGCTGCTCTGATCCTGGCTTgaggatttctctctctccaggcttTCTGCATCACTGTAATGAGATGGTGAACTCAAAGCTTATTATAGATGTGACCCAACAGTCATGACATATTTAAACTGTACACATCCAAAGTCAAAAGctccaaaacaaaatacaagaaGCATTTCATCTAAATACTTGCGAAGAACCAGAGAAATCACAGTCTCTTATGGTCTCTACGGTTAAGACATATCACATCTTTAGTTTGTGTATGATTAAAACTCACCAGCATCTTCTGGCCTTAACTGCGGAGTGTCTCCTGTGAAGAAGGTCTGATGGTCTTGAGCAGACAGGTTCATATCATAGTATGTTAAGGGTTCCTTCCCTGTTACCCAGGTGTACCTGTAGTGCACAGAGTGAACGACAAACTGTTTTGCTACGATTTTACGATTCAAAGAGGATCAAATAAAACGGAACTTTCTGGCACCGGAGATAGAGTATGCATATTTATAAATAGGTTCACACTATGAAGCATCAATTTTAAATACTCTAAGATGTATTATTCACAGCTCAATCTGAGTTACACCTCTACAACCGACACATACCTGTTGTATTCTGCTCCTCTGAACAGATTCAGAGGGTTCCTCCAGACCTTACACTCTACCAAAAGGGAGATATTGTGATTAGTGATAGTAGCACTATGAGTAGTTCTGCTGTTAGTATTTCTATTACACACATATTTACCTGAAACACTGGGTCTAGGCTCTGCCTCTCCATTAACTGATGCAAACAGACCAGTCGTGGAGCTGCTCTCTACTCCACCCAGAAGAGGACGCAGGTGGCTCACGGACACTTGCTCAATGAACGAGGTCCCATATTTACGAAAATACCACCACTCAAATAtctgtgatgaaaacaaatggtGACAACAcgctttacaaaaaaaagaagcttatAATACTCTTTATCGCTGAGTTGCTGTTGCTATCGTATCACATAGACCAGTGGCTCCTGaacctttttaattttaacattttaattacttaAACTCTGCACAAACCTAAATTTGTATATGATATGATAGACATTATATGTTATTTCGATGTCTGCACAAGTCTCTCTAACCTGAATCCAGATAGTCTTTCCAGCACGAGAGCACACCCTCGTTTGTTTAATGCTTCAAAATAATTAAGATTAATTCAACATTTGCTCCGCTCCACATTTCATCCTTCCTTGCAAAGTTTAACGATCATTGCAGCAGACACAAAATCTGGCTGGTGCTGATGTTCTTGGTTGTAACTATAATTATTTTTCATCACAGCCTTGCACTTAATAGTGATACTTCTCTAAAACTAAGCGTCCGCGATGAGTCTACTCTTGGTTTCCTGAATGAAAACGTGAAACTTTAACAAGCCATTGCATTAAAGTGTCCTGAAAGCTAAATATGAATGAACAAACGCTGACTGTTTAACATGATTTCTGCAGTGTAAAAGGTGATAACTCACAAGGATGAGTccagagatgagagaggaggtcCCAGTGAGAGCCACGTAGAATTTGGGGGTCAGTGTGTTCAAAAACACTGAggctgaaacacagagacaggagacagtcaGTGCAAGAAACACAGAGTTGTGAACatgcaacatgcaaacatgacaaacatcaGCAGGGGGTCTGGTGGAGCAGGTGACATGCAGCCACACAGTCTCATACGATGTGCAGGAGTAGCgtaacacaacaataaaactgcTGAATTTTGACCACATGTTCAGAAATAACACAACAAGGAACCggatataaacattaaaaaactcGCATTGAACCTGAGGAGAAagtgtcctctgtctgtgtttgaatcAGTCAGATAACGAGCTGTCAAACCAGCAGCTCCCGCTCGCTGcctgctaaaaaaaaacccaaacgcTAACAATAGCTAGCTAGCGGTCGCATGAATTCACCTGAGGTAAGAGTTTCCTGCAGTTTGAGCGGGCTCCACAGCACGTACACCATGATCAGCACCATGCCGAACCAGATGAAGCACACGTAAGTCCATGACCAAGAGAGCCAAGactttaatttctctgtaaaTCCGAGAGATTGGGGATTACTGCCAGCGGTGTCCTCCATGTTTCTCCGGATGCCTGTAAACAGAGGAGTCACGTGACCGCGAAGGAAGACGACTTCTATTTTGAAAATCTCCACGAAGAAAATCCATTTCCGGCTGAACAACGAGTAATGTTGTTTACTCATAAATTAGAATAAATTCaatatcaacaacaacagaaatcgTTAATTCATACAAACATAGTGCAGTCGAgtgtaacataaataaatactaatgGTTTTAGTACTTTAGAACAGGGGCACCGacaggaattttgggccccatgacaaaaaaatctaattgggcCCCTAATTTtattagtgatgggaatttcggctctttttggagagccggttcttttggctctgcttactataaggagccggctctttcggctcccaaatggctcctcacattttattaattggttttattaattattaattattattattttatttttattgctgttattattattttatatttttaaatgttattatattttattttatttttgacattgtaaagcactttggtcagtgcaaAAAtcggtgtaaaaatgtgctatataaataaaacttactaactatttaattaatttatcacccaaaataatgcaaaactgcCTGAAACCGTTTGTCGCTTTCTCTCggtctctcgtctccctcctgtcgtgtttgtccCTCCccgaccgctgtgtgtgtgtgtgtgtgtgtgtgtgtgtcaccactgccgtggatgctgctatacaaCTTGACCAATtacgtgcagctttcacacaaaaaagtggagaaaaaaaagtttttttccctctacttttttaattgaaagccgaacgtgattggtcaagatgtgtgagagcaggcatggcatgagggagagtgtcagggagaggagacagtgaggcaccaaagtgaaaaaaaaaaaaacagctcccTAAATCAGCTCCCAacgaggagccggctcccgtcgttcatttcaaagagccggctcttagaaccggatcgttcgcgaccgacacatcactaaattttatattggtgtttacctatttttggggcccctgtcagtcgtgggcccttagaattgtcctaactttcccCCCTATATGGCACCCCTGCTTTAGAAAccaaataaatgacaaaatctgGCGGTGggtgaatataaataaatatacaaataaacattGGTTGCACATATATCCATTATAGAAAATTGAATATTAACTAATCTGTGTAACAATATAACTATGTACTAATTATTTCAGTAGGAGTGAGTAGAACTTTGAGTGCATGCTTAATATACTTGCCAGTTTATACTTATGATACATAGTTCaaagggaaatattgtacttttcacCTGATCTAGTTTATAAATTAATATACCTATCACTATGACATTATTTGAAATGGGACAGTtgtgcataatgagtacttttccTTTAATATAAAAGAGGGGGCACTCTCTCTTTACAACCTGTGCAGATGAGTGCATGACCCATCTTTTCTCTAATATGcagtccttttttttcagtggaTGTATGTTTTAGTCCTTAGATAATGAGTCAATTTTCCATGAAGTATTTATACTCAACAATGTCCAGGTCaggaggtcaggagggaagaaagtgttcaggagcctctgatgtctcacattctgcccaactcatgctggtggtcagactttaaacccctacagataacaccacaaatactatacgcccagaagtagaatgtatttacccatgtctgtgtgttactgtcggcacattctagtctggagccactgttgtctgtgtatgttaatgaaacattaacggcaagctatctattatgtctaggaagacaacattaggtctctttgaccccgGTCACCACAACGTcgagataggctggcacctgctgtcctcaaacaaagccaaacaactactactgccaaggacctcaaggccAACACGTAACCCTGTGTAACctaagaata comes from the Larimichthys crocea isolate SSNF chromosome VI, L_crocea_2.0, whole genome shotgun sequence genome and includes:
- the st7l gene encoding suppressor of tumorigenicity 7 protein-like gives rise to the protein MEDTAGSNPQSLGFTEKLKSWLSWSWTYVCFIWFGMVLIMVYVLWSPLKLQETLTSASVFLNTLTPKFYVALTGTSSLISGLILIFEWWYFRKYGTSFIEQVSVSHLRPLLGGVESSSTTGLFASVNGEAEPRPSVSECKVWRNPLNLFRGAEYNRYTWVTGKEPLTYYDMNLSAQDHQTFFTGDTPQLRPEDAVMQKAWRERNPQARIRAAYQAIEMNHECAAAYVLLAEEEATTITEAERLFKKALSIAGKDINLLVYIKRRLAMCARKLGRIKEAVKMMRDLMKEFPLLGMLNIHENLLEALLELQAYADVQAVLAKYDDISLPKSATICYTSALLKARAVSDKFSPEAASRRGLSTAEMNAVEAIHRAVEFNPHVPKYLLEMKSLILPPEHILKRGDSEAVAYAFFHLQHWKRAEGALNLLHCTWEGTFRIIPYPLEKGHLFYPYPGCTETADRELLPSFHEVSVYPKKELPFFILFTAGLCSFTAMLAMLTHQFPELMGVFAKAFFSTLFAPLGFFADKMESFMPSSFWHQLTRI